TCTGTCGTAGTCTCTCTGCTACTTCTCTGGCTCTCTGTGGCTCGGTTTCGGGTAAAAGGATAATAAATTCCTCCCCACCATAGCGTCCTATTATATCTAAGCTTCTGAAAAGATTTCTGCAGATTTCGGCAATGGATTGAATTACAACATCCCCTGCTGAGTGGCCAAATGTATCGTTTACCAACTTAAAATGATCTATATCAAACATTATTGCAGAGAGGTTATGATCGTAACGAACCGCCCGCTTGACCTCCTGTTTGGCTTTGTCGAAAAAATGACGATGATTATAAAGGCCTGTTAATGAATCGGTTTCTGCCTGATGACGTGCTTTTTCAAGTAGCTGAATGGTTCTTATCGCCATAGCAGCCTGCTGGGCAAACATCTGCATCAGCTCCACATCGGCATCCGAAAATTCTCGTATGGCATTGTTTTCTGTAACCGAGATAACTCCTACCAGTTTTCCTGCGGCTATAAGCGGGACCGCTACAAGCCCGCTCCACTGAGTGAATGGGTACTGTGGCAATCTGCCACTTCCAACACCATGACCATGAAGCACAAGAGGCTTACGACTCTTGCCCACATATCCTAAAACATCACTACCAATCTCAATCTGTTTTCCCGAGCGGTTATCACCTGTGTTAAAAGCAACTTCAATTCGTATCGTATCATCTTTTTTATCTAATAATCCAAGCTCTCCCCCGGTGCCATCAAGAAGCGAAATGGCTCTGGTTAAAATTGCCTTCAGAAGGTTCTTTGAATTGTGCTCTGCTAACATGTCGGTGAGATTCGCTCGTAAGGCATCAAGCTCGGCAGCACGTCGCTCTGCCCGTTTTCGGGCTGTGCGCTCGGCTTCTTTAGAGCGTGTAAGGTTTTTTACCAGCATAGTAAAAGACTTTTGAAAGACTATAAAAAGAGTGATTTTAAAAATCAGAAAAAAGCCGGCTAACCGGGATGAGAATACCAGCAG
The sequence above is a segment of the Chitinispirillales bacterium ANBcel5 genome. Coding sequences within it:
- a CDS encoding diguanylate cyclase; this encodes MTLSLIKNIPPILFVFLVILTPASIGTNILLSMELLTVTLCLTIFLLGWNTRAYLKESFLLALGFSALLSGTLTLFSITRSLTSDPHSLSGVFQVAARCFQNSIFLTALLYTQKKASIKRMVPTLILIPAFYTLSLSTALIYFVEINTLLSRFVTNMPFLIMLPLSFIVVLYAKALFDRKVFLNLLAAHLFFFLSEVTLTLSPALPTTVRLLVFSSRLAGFFLIFKITLFIVFQKSFTMLVKNLTRSKEAERTARKRAERRAAELDALRANLTDMLAEHNSKNLLKAILTRAISLLDGTGGELGLLDKKDDTIRIEVAFNTGDNRSGKQIEIGSDVLGYVGKSRKPLVLHGHGVGSGRLPQYPFTQWSGLVAVPLIAAGKLVGVISVTENNAIREFSDADVELMQMFAQQAAMAIRTIQLLEKARHQAETDSLTGLYNHRHFFDKAKQEVKRAVRYDHNLSAIMFDIDHFKLVNDTFGHSAGDVVIQSIAEICRNLFRSLDIIGRYGGEEFIILLPETEPQRAREVAERLRQTVVSTPFCIHNNRITVSISLGVSFLNKSSPSLNELIFHADEALYSAKNSGRNRTCIWHNELRTPLKTSRVYRASTPKHIPVKPKGDKPFKGSITKNYPSKDHTSSL